A section of the Festucalex cinctus isolate MCC-2025b chromosome 7, RoL_Fcin_1.0, whole genome shotgun sequence genome encodes:
- the LOC144022035 gene encoding uncharacterized protein LOC144022035 isoform X1 — protein MRPLLRSRAQMHTSVHSLHSYSRPLSPLSHARTHARKHACKWLTDWRVQTRGCENVRGGKRDDTEGRQSEKGGGEKTCDAKRRAATKCNTEALWRQPCGDKRLQWRTDVGQVGRRTTQQSIFPSVSYLPLGSPSGVEQQEREEGARNLQGKVTAGR, from the exons ATGCGCCCTCTCTTGCGGAGTCGCGCACAAATGCACACATCCGTGCACTCGTTGCACTCTTATTCCCGCCCTCTATCCCCCTTGtctcacgcgcgcacacacgcacgcaaacacgcaTGCAAGTGGCTGACGGACTGGCGCGTGCAGACGCGCGGCTGTGAGAACGTGAGGGGGGGAAAGAGGGACGACACGGAGGGACGACAGAGTGAAAAAGGAGGAGGGGAGAAGACGTGTGATGCGAAAAGGCGCGCGGCGACTAAATGCAACACGGAGG CATTGTGGCGGCAGCCCTGCGGAGACAAAAGGTTGCAGTGGCGCACGGATGTTGGTCAGGTAGGCAGACGCACAACACAGCAATCAATATTCCCTTCTGTGAGCTACCTGCCACTGGGCTCGCCATCTGGCGTCGAGCAGCAGGAGAGAGAGGAGGGCGCTCGCAACCTGCAAGGAAAAGTAACCGCTGGAAG GTGA
- the LOC144022035 gene encoding uncharacterized protein LOC144022035 isoform X2, protein MRPLLRSRAQMHTSVHSLHSYSRPLSPLSHARTHARKHACKWLTDWRVQTRGCENVRGGKRDDTEGRQSEKGGGEKTCDAKRRAATKCNTEALWRQPCGDKRLQWRTDVGQVMLRLLPTQPPPPA, encoded by the exons ATGCGCCCTCTCTTGCGGAGTCGCGCACAAATGCACACATCCGTGCACTCGTTGCACTCTTATTCCCGCCCTCTATCCCCCTTGtctcacgcgcgcacacacgcacgcaaacacgcaTGCAAGTGGCTGACGGACTGGCGCGTGCAGACGCGCGGCTGTGAGAACGTGAGGGGGGGAAAGAGGGACGACACGGAGGGACGACAGAGTGAAAAAGGAGGAGGGGAGAAGACGTGTGATGCGAAAAGGCGCGCGGCGACTAAATGCAACACGGAGG CATTGTGGCGGCAGCCCTGCGGAGACAAAAGGTTGCAGTGGCGCACGGATGTTGGTCAG GTGATGCTTCGACTGCTCCCCACCCAGCCGCCACCTCCAGCATGA